The following are encoded in a window of Microbacterium sp. LWO13-1.2 genomic DNA:
- the paaE gene encoding 1,2-phenylacetyl-CoA epoxidase subunit PaaE, translated as MSLFTSAPASVSTPHRERTPPPAKKRARFHTLAVQDVRPLTDDAVEVTFTVPAALADEYDYLPGQYVALRTTLDGTEVRRSYSLCRAPEHRTADDRSAAIDTRLSVAVKRDEGGLFSTWAQTQLRPGDEIDVMSPQGTFTSALGDLDHRHVVGIAAGSGITPLMSLAHTVLAASDTARFTLVYTNRSTLDVMFLEDLADLKDRYPTRLTLHHVLSREQRAAPVLSGRIDEEKLRTILGALIPPETVDEWFLCGPLALVALCREVLADVGVAREHIRFELFTTGDEPVRAARPVQVRAGEKTVRIEVTLDGVSSTVESPIDAHESVLNAALRVRPDAPFACAGGVCGTCRARVVEGSVTMTENYALEPDELARGFVLTCQSHPTSDRLVVDYDV; from the coding sequence ATGTCGCTGTTCACCTCCGCCCCGGCATCCGTCAGCACACCGCACCGCGAGCGGACTCCGCCACCTGCGAAGAAGCGCGCACGCTTCCACACCCTCGCCGTGCAGGACGTGCGCCCGCTCACCGACGACGCCGTCGAGGTCACCTTCACCGTCCCGGCAGCACTCGCCGACGAGTACGACTACCTCCCTGGCCAGTACGTCGCCCTGCGCACCACACTCGACGGCACCGAGGTGCGCCGCTCCTACTCGCTGTGCCGCGCTCCGGAGCACCGCACGGCGGACGACCGCTCTGCCGCGATCGACACCCGCCTGAGCGTCGCCGTCAAGCGCGATGAGGGCGGCCTCTTCTCGACGTGGGCGCAGACGCAACTGCGCCCGGGCGACGAGATCGACGTGATGAGCCCGCAGGGCACTTTCACCTCGGCGCTCGGCGATCTCGATCATCGGCATGTCGTCGGCATCGCCGCCGGTTCCGGCATCACTCCCCTGATGTCACTCGCCCACACCGTGCTCGCGGCGTCAGACACCGCCCGCTTCACGCTCGTGTACACGAACCGTTCGACGCTCGACGTGATGTTCCTCGAGGACCTCGCCGACCTCAAGGATCGCTACCCGACGCGGCTCACCCTGCACCACGTGCTCTCGCGCGAGCAGCGTGCGGCGCCGGTGCTGTCCGGGCGGATCGACGAGGAGAAGCTGCGCACGATCCTGGGCGCGCTCATTCCTCCGGAGACGGTGGACGAATGGTTCCTCTGCGGCCCGCTCGCCCTGGTCGCCCTCTGCCGCGAGGTGCTCGCCGATGTCGGTGTTGCCAGGGAGCACATCCGCTTCGAGCTGTTCACCACCGGAGATGAGCCGGTGCGCGCAGCCCGCCCCGTGCAGGTGCGTGCCGGCGAGAAGACGGTGCGGATCGAGGTGACTCTCGACGGCGTCTCCTCCACCGTGGAAAGCCCGATCGACGCGCACGAGTCGGTGCTCAATGCCGCGCTCCGCGTGCGCCCGGATGCTCCGTTCGCGTGCGCCGGAGGCGTCTGCGGCACCTGCCGCGCACGCGTGGTCGAGGGCAGCGTGACGATGACGGAGAACTACGCCCTGGAACCCGACGAGCTCGCCCGCGGTTTCGTGCTCACCTGCCAGTCCCATCCGACCAGCGACCGCCTGGTCGTCGACTACGACGTGTGA
- a CDS encoding enoyl-CoA hydratase-related protein, giving the protein MIELSIADDIATIVLNAPERLNALDEQALHGLGVAYDEAEAAGVRALVLRGKGRAFCAGRDISDVDPRNDDVMGYLGGLVTPLLQRMSQFPAPTFAVAHGACLGVGLGLLIATDVVYVAESAKIGSPFAALGATLDSGGHALFLDRLGAHKTLDLIYTGRLMSGTEAVESGLFSRVLPDDEVVSATSDAATKAARGATAAFLASKRLIARIRDERLALWESVDVENAAQAALCETADYREGFAAFQEKRKPEFTGR; this is encoded by the coding sequence ATGATCGAACTCTCCATCGCCGACGACATCGCCACCATCGTGCTGAACGCACCCGAGAGGCTCAACGCCCTCGACGAGCAGGCACTGCACGGCCTCGGCGTGGCCTACGACGAGGCCGAGGCGGCAGGCGTCCGTGCGCTCGTGCTGCGAGGCAAGGGCCGCGCATTCTGCGCCGGCCGCGACATCTCCGACGTCGACCCGCGCAATGATGACGTCATGGGCTACCTCGGCGGCCTGGTCACACCACTGCTGCAGCGCATGTCTCAGTTTCCTGCGCCGACGTTCGCCGTGGCGCACGGTGCGTGCCTCGGCGTCGGTCTCGGCCTGCTCATCGCCACCGACGTCGTCTACGTCGCGGAGTCGGCGAAGATCGGCTCGCCGTTCGCCGCGCTCGGCGCGACGCTCGACTCCGGCGGGCACGCGCTGTTCCTCGATCGCCTCGGTGCACACAAGACGCTCGATCTGATCTACACCGGCCGCCTGATGAGCGGCACCGAAGCGGTGGAGTCCGGCCTGTTCTCCCGCGTGCTGCCCGACGATGAGGTCGTCTCAGCGACGTCGGATGCGGCGACGAAAGCCGCCCGCGGCGCGACCGCGGCGTTCCTCGCCAGCAAGCGCCTCATCGCTCGCATCCGCGACGAGCGCCTCGCTCTCTGGGAGTCGGTCGACGTCGAGAATGCCGCCCAGGCCGCGCTCTGCGAGACTGCCGACTACCGCGAGGGGTTCGCGGCGTTCCAGGAGAAGCGCAAGCCGGAGTTCACCGGGCGGTGA
- a CDS encoding TetR/AcrR family transcriptional regulator codes for MPRPSRFTTDDVLDAALRAVVENGRDATISMIADRMGGPVGSIYHRFGSREEILVRLWLRCIRRFQAGFIRAAEEQDDAFEALLACAVSIPRFCAENPDEAVGLSLYRQELLLATLPSGALRDEVAELNIGVIGLMTRLARRQYPDAQDAVERVDLAIRVIPYGIVRGLLGRPIPALIEPAVIAAAKAVLSAETAATAPWHPGAPAPTT; via the coding sequence GTGCCTCGCCCCTCTCGCTTCACCACCGATGACGTGCTGGATGCTGCATTGCGGGCCGTGGTCGAGAACGGTCGCGACGCCACCATCTCGATGATCGCCGACCGCATGGGCGGTCCCGTCGGATCGATCTATCACCGATTCGGATCACGCGAAGAGATCCTGGTGCGGCTCTGGCTGCGCTGCATCCGACGTTTCCAAGCGGGCTTCATCCGCGCGGCGGAAGAACAGGACGACGCGTTCGAGGCGCTCCTGGCGTGTGCGGTGTCCATTCCGCGCTTCTGCGCCGAGAATCCCGATGAAGCGGTCGGTCTGTCCCTCTACCGGCAGGAGCTGCTCCTCGCGACCCTCCCCTCCGGAGCCCTCCGGGACGAGGTCGCGGAGCTGAACATCGGCGTGATCGGCCTGATGACCAGGCTCGCACGGCGGCAGTACCCCGACGCACAGGACGCCGTGGAACGCGTCGATCTCGCCATTCGAGTGATCCCGTACGGCATCGTGCGCGGCCTGCTCGGCCGCCCGATCCCTGCCCTGATCGAACCGGCCGTGATCGCCGCGGCGAAAGCGGTTCTCTCCGCCGAGACGGCCGCGACCGCCCCGTGGCATCCGGGAGCACCTGCGCCCACCACCTGA